One Methanoculleus sp. 7T genomic window carries:
- a CDS encoding fasciclin domain-containing protein: MKSILATLQESGSFVTFLDLIRAAGMEERLRAEGPYTLFVPDDDAFLAVSQSELDALRQDADRLAEVLNYHIVPGVHSAIDLLGIRALRSLQGEDLTVDIAPEGVLVNNVPIVESDAWCTNGICHAIYTLLLPPRVRAAAV; encoded by the coding sequence ATGAAGAGCATCCTTGCGACTCTGCAGGAATCGGGATCGTTCGTCACGTTTCTGGACCTCATACGGGCGGCCGGCATGGAAGAGCGGTTGAGGGCTGAAGGCCCTTATACGCTCTTCGTCCCTGACGACGACGCTTTCCTGGCAGTATCCCAATCGGAACTCGACGCACTCCGGCAGGACGCCGACAGGCTCGCTGAAGTTCTGAATTATCATATCGTCCCCGGAGTGCACTCTGCAATAGACCTCCTGGGGATACGAGCCCTGCGGTCGCTCCAAGGGGAAGACCTGACCGTGGATATCGCGCCGGAGGGTGTGCTGGTCAACAACGTGCCGATTGTGGAGTCCGATGCGTGGTGCACCAACGGGATCTGCCATGCGATCTACACGCTGCTCCTGCCCCCAAGGGTTAGGGCGGCTGCCGTATAA
- a CDS encoding fasciclin domain-containing protein, with protein MAHIFDTLKNDGRFSRLIDIIQTLGEEETFRGEGPMTFFAPVDSAWDAIPEPNRSMILNDKQMLSHLVDFFTIGGHKCTLDVLLTRNVVQTVEGNIIAVRKTEKGTQVDEAVVLEGNLEADNGIIHVLDSVPFATLSQAFEAYAAAGE; from the coding sequence ATGGCGCACATCTTTGATACGTTAAAGAACGACGGCAGGTTCAGCCGACTCATCGATATTATCCAGACCCTCGGCGAGGAGGAGACGTTCCGGGGCGAGGGGCCGATGACGTTCTTTGCCCCGGTCGACTCGGCATGGGATGCGATACCCGAGCCGAACCGGTCGATGATCCTCAACGACAAGCAGATGCTCTCGCATCTCGTCGACTTCTTCACCATCGGCGGGCATAAGTGCACGCTCGATGTGCTGCTCACCCGAAACGTCGTGCAGACCGTCGAAGGAAATATCATCGCGGTCAGGAAGACCGAGAAGGGAACGCAGGTGGACGAGGCCGTAGTTCTTGAAGGGAACCTCGAAGCGGACAACGGTATCATCCATGTCCTTGACAGCGTTCCTTTTGCGACGCTCTCGCAGGCCTTCGAGGCATATGCGGCTGCCGGTGAGTAA
- a CDS encoding fasciclin domain-containing protein — translation MKNIFETAQADGRLSISVRLVEAGGVAETLRGDGPYTAFIPTNEAFSGIPEEMLEAIVKNRERLAGMIMYHVVRGKLTTLELTQMEAIRTLQEDHLNISSSPEGIRLNDAVIIQSDIECTNGMYHIIDSVLIPRAVEARVGRTV, via the coding sequence ATGAAGAATATCTTTGAGACTGCCCAAGCAGACGGCCGGCTGAGCATCTCCGTCAGGCTGGTGGAGGCGGGAGGGGTGGCGGAGACCCTCCGGGGAGATGGGCCGTATACGGCTTTTATCCCGACGAATGAGGCGTTTTCCGGGATCCCGGAGGAGATGCTGGAGGCCATCGTGAAAAACCGGGAGAGGCTTGCAGGTATGATCATGTACCACGTGGTCCGGGGCAAACTCACCACGCTGGAACTGACGCAGATGGAGGCCATCAGGACCCTGCAGGAGGATCACTTGAATATCTCGTCCTCACCCGAAGGAATACGGCTCAACGACGCCGTCATCATCCAGTCCGACATCGAGTGCACGAACGGCATGTATCACATCATCGACAGCGTGCTCATACCCCGTGCGGTCGAGGCACGGGTGGGGAGAACAGTCTAG
- a CDS encoding HhH-GPD family protein has translation MIGVIGSLDPNQNERERRLLELTREQGSTPEAIRLFRDLILSHYRTHGRDLPWRRTTDPYHILVSEIMLQQTQVERVAVRYPEFLERFPDFESLADAPQSEVLLAWQGMGYNRRAIALQKTARRVADDYGGNLPADVEALATLPGIGKATAAAICAYAFNMPVVYIETNIRRTFIHFFFQDREDVRDDEILPLVEQALDRGNPREWYSALMDYGTVLKKRTANPNRRSASYTKQSRFEGSDRQVRGKILALVLEEGAVTEDEVVTRVSEDAERVRRILGDLEKEGFIAESEGRYTCR, from the coding sequence ATGATCGGTGTGATCGGCAGCCTCGACCCCAACCAGAACGAGCGTGAACGCCGGCTCCTTGAACTGACCCGGGAGCAGGGGAGCACCCCGGAGGCCATCCGCCTCTTCCGGGACCTCATCCTCTCCCACTACCGCACGCACGGCCGCGACCTCCCCTGGCGGCGGACCACCGACCCCTACCATATCCTCGTCTCCGAGATCATGCTCCAGCAGACGCAGGTCGAGCGGGTCGCCGTGCGGTATCCGGAGTTTCTTGAACGGTTCCCGGACTTCGAGAGCCTTGCCGACGCACCCCAGAGCGAGGTCCTCCTCGCGTGGCAGGGCATGGGCTACAACCGCCGGGCAATCGCGCTCCAGAAGACCGCCCGGCGGGTGGCGGACGACTACGGCGGCAACCTCCCGGCCGATGTCGAGGCGCTTGCAACCCTCCCCGGCATCGGAAAGGCGACCGCGGCGGCCATCTGCGCCTACGCGTTCAACATGCCGGTCGTCTATATCGAGACGAACATCCGGCGGACCTTCATCCACTTCTTCTTCCAGGACCGGGAGGATGTCAGAGACGACGAGATCCTCCCGCTCGTCGAGCAGGCGCTCGACCGTGGAAACCCGCGGGAGTGGTACAGCGCGTTGATGGATTACGGTACGGTGTTGAAGAAGCGGACGGCAAACCCGAACCGGCGGAGCGCATCCTATACCAAGCAGAGCCGGTTCGAGGGGTCGGACCGGCAGGTCAGGGGAAAAATTCTCGCGCTGGTCCTTGAGGAAGGGGCCGTTACCGAAGATGAGGTGGTTACCCGGGTCTCCGAAGACGCCGAGCGGGTGAGGAGGATCCTCGGGGACTTGGAGAAGGAAGGGTTCATCGCCGAGAGCGAAGGGAGGTATACCTGCCGGTGA
- a CDS encoding bifunctional RecB family nuclease/DEAD/DEAH box helicase yields MPRFNLSPSLIGWFFYHDCERYLRYHATPEQERGKAGIPAVPPDRSPTTQALLDAGIRWEEEVVRTKLTGRVLLPDGTGPISGRSFSIEESFNLLPQLSPGEAIYQSTIPVSVHFLRNYGLDPGVHRFSPCRPDLIRLCEGSDGEPHLRVIDIKASEELSVSHRIQATLYAMILDHALNLLKIDLPVDMDRAGIWLYGEDEPEPFGLHLNIRVIEDFFRHRLRGILAAPLEEVPWHITSRCESCEFYAHCRGEAEACASVSQIPGLSSAARRYLREAPWSPGDPVNTLSDLERFLADPESDRYLDDCGSLAGRGDRLRATLRALSTGEVVREAETSLALPIYEDIGIVLTLQKDPISSRIYAVGFSRFKGEAVYGTPSHEAVYVAEDPDGCTGVRREFVRALTAELAAVHDYNQGRDWADQKSVQTYVYDTYEEELFTQLLEEALEDPETAEDALRLRFYYQDPGIAQGSSHPATPVSFPLVVLTREIRRLLALPVPFALHLPEVLAAIPSSRFTYRLDPSTLFWYEQSNALKSDAVVMAWHGKRPEAVDWIRREVSRRLLAASSVLDGLRERVKGSLVRWPENFRFPRSWDVATPEISRLLFITQYESTMGARRVQELRSRPWPMRVRDGISIPLKKSEGNFWKVQNPLDLALFEQSKAFGYLLVPDEDVGEEAQLGFDDLRYRDSPNPGKSGVCFARVLDEIADRTAGQVKGLVLDVAYGREHPPFAEGDLAVLHPRFTDFTAARYVDRLLTLDGQPGNAFIRLLRDPQGFVAPIAEPDEVVRGAERLAFDAGFTPSQARAFHRMMTNRLTLIWGPPGTGKTHFLATALLALIKARRAHGEPIRVGVTAFTHAAIENLLVKIQDSVDEFGLTAALPIYKLKSVRTPGGERSLEVLPHDRAETVVGYPALLLGGTVHSFGKLEKFLPSLDVLVVDEASQMRPAELAMAISVLADGGRLILAGDDLQLPPVVQGEYPVPEDGLPGLEDSIFAYLRHRDDPKRPAYTCQLQENWRMNRTLSRFPAETLYGPGYAPATDAIGEQRIILAPSPPPDSPERECIEWILDPAHPLVLCVLENVRTTVENRIEAALVARLTRTLRERLIDPLSGEPYPATEDGDYLFWRQGLFVVSPHHAQIGAIRNHLAGVRAWAYPPFVDTVDKMQGQEAWAVIVSYGISDVETALSEAEFIYSQNRLNVSLTRSRAKCVVFLPRPLLEPPLDLVQNEKAAEGLRHMLDLQEFCRTHGEERTFDLDWLEGAAGVRLTVMRAREG; encoded by the coding sequence CTTCAACCTCAGTCCGTCGCTCATCGGCTGGTTCTTCTACCACGACTGCGAGCGCTACCTCCGCTACCACGCGACCCCGGAGCAGGAGCGCGGGAAAGCCGGCATCCCGGCGGTCCCTCCGGACAGGAGTCCGACGACGCAAGCCCTCCTCGATGCGGGCATCAGGTGGGAGGAAGAGGTCGTCCGCACGAAACTGACAGGGCGGGTGCTGCTCCCTGACGGGACAGGGCCCATCTCCGGCCGGTCGTTCTCCATCGAGGAGAGCTTTAACCTCCTTCCCCAACTCTCCCCGGGGGAGGCAATCTACCAGTCGACCATCCCAGTCTCGGTCCATTTCCTGCGCAACTACGGCCTCGACCCGGGGGTGCATCGGTTCTCCCCCTGCCGCCCCGACCTGATCAGGCTCTGTGAGGGGAGCGACGGAGAGCCGCACCTCCGGGTCATCGACATCAAGGCGAGCGAGGAACTCAGCGTCAGCCATCGGATTCAGGCAACCCTCTATGCCATGATCCTCGATCACGCCCTGAACCTGCTCAAGATCGACCTCCCGGTCGACATGGACCGGGCAGGGATCTGGCTTTACGGAGAGGACGAACCGGAGCCCTTCGGCCTGCACCTGAACATACGGGTGATCGAGGACTTCTTCCGCCATCGCCTCCGGGGCATCCTTGCCGCCCCGCTGGAGGAGGTGCCCTGGCACATCACGTCCCGATGCGAGTCCTGTGAGTTTTACGCCCACTGCCGCGGAGAGGCGGAAGCCTGCGCATCGGTCTCGCAGATCCCGGGCCTCTCGTCCGCGGCGCGGCGTTACCTCAGGGAGGCCCCGTGGAGCCCGGGAGACCCCGTCAACACCCTCTCGGACCTAGAGAGGTTCCTTGCAGACCCGGAGAGCGACCGCTACCTGGACGACTGTGGGTCGCTTGCCGGCCGGGGCGACCGCCTCCGGGCGACCCTCAGGGCGCTCTCCACCGGAGAGGTCGTCCGCGAGGCCGAAACCTCCCTTGCTCTCCCCATCTACGAGGACATCGGGATCGTCCTGACTCTCCAGAAGGACCCGATCTCCAGCCGAATATACGCCGTGGGGTTCTCTCGGTTCAAGGGCGAAGCAGTCTACGGGACGCCCTCGCACGAAGCCGTCTATGTCGCCGAAGACCCCGACGGCTGCACCGGGGTGCGGCGGGAGTTTGTCCGGGCGCTCACCGCAGAACTTGCCGCCGTCCACGACTACAACCAGGGCCGGGACTGGGCGGACCAGAAGTCGGTGCAGACCTACGTCTACGACACCTACGAAGAGGAACTCTTCACTCAACTGCTCGAAGAGGCGCTTGAGGACCCAGAGACGGCTGAAGACGCCTTGCGGCTGCGGTTTTACTACCAAGACCCCGGCATCGCCCAGGGGTCCAGCCACCCGGCGACGCCGGTCTCGTTCCCGCTCGTCGTTCTTACCCGGGAGATCCGGCGACTGCTTGCGCTGCCCGTCCCGTTCGCCCTCCACCTGCCCGAGGTTCTGGCGGCCATCCCCTCCTCCAGGTTTACGTATCGACTCGACCCGAGCACCCTCTTCTGGTACGAGCAGAGCAACGCGCTCAAGAGCGACGCCGTCGTCATGGCATGGCACGGGAAGAGACCGGAGGCCGTAGACTGGATCCGCCGCGAGGTATCGCGCCGGCTTCTTGCGGCGAGCAGCGTTCTTGACGGACTCCGCGAGCGGGTGAAGGGGAGTCTCGTGCGGTGGCCGGAGAACTTCCGTTTCCCACGTTCGTGGGACGTCGCGACGCCGGAGATCTCGCGCCTTCTCTTCATCACTCAGTACGAATCGACCATGGGCGCCCGGCGGGTGCAGGAACTCCGGAGCAGGCCGTGGCCGATGCGGGTCAGGGACGGGATCAGCATCCCCCTCAAAAAGAGCGAGGGAAACTTCTGGAAGGTGCAAAATCCTCTGGACCTTGCGCTCTTCGAGCAGTCCAAGGCGTTCGGCTACCTCCTCGTGCCTGACGAGGACGTCGGCGAAGAGGCCCAACTGGGGTTTGACGACCTCCGCTATCGGGACAGCCCGAACCCCGGGAAGAGCGGGGTCTGCTTCGCGAGGGTCCTCGATGAGATCGCCGACCGCACCGCCGGGCAGGTCAAGGGCCTCGTCCTCGATGTGGCCTACGGTCGGGAGCACCCCCCCTTCGCCGAGGGCGACCTCGCGGTGTTGCACCCCCGGTTCACCGACTTCACCGCGGCGCGTTACGTCGACCGCCTCCTCACCCTGGACGGGCAGCCCGGGAACGCGTTCATCCGGCTCCTCCGCGACCCGCAGGGGTTCGTCGCCCCGATCGCCGAACCGGATGAGGTCGTCCGGGGTGCAGAACGCCTCGCCTTCGATGCCGGGTTCACCCCAAGCCAGGCCAGAGCGTTCCACCGGATGATGACGAACCGCTTAACGCTGATCTGGGGGCCGCCGGGAACCGGGAAGACGCATTTCCTTGCCACGGCCCTCCTCGCCCTGATAAAAGCCAGACGGGCGCACGGAGAGCCCATCAGGGTGGGTGTGACGGCATTCACCCACGCTGCCATCGAGAACCTGCTCGTCAAGATTCAGGACTCGGTCGACGAGTTCGGCCTCACGGCAGCCCTCCCGATTTACAAACTGAAGAGCGTCCGGACGCCCGGAGGAGAGCGGAGCCTCGAGGTGCTGCCCCACGACCGGGCCGAGACCGTTGTCGGCTATCCGGCCCTCCTGCTCGGCGGGACGGTGCACAGTTTCGGCAAACTCGAGAAGTTCCTCCCGTCCCTTGATGTGCTGGTCGTCGACGAAGCGTCGCAGATGCGGCCGGCGGAACTCGCGATGGCGATCTCCGTGCTTGCCGACGGAGGAAGGCTCATCCTCGCGGGCGACGACCTGCAGCTCCCCCCGGTCGTCCAGGGAGAGTACCCGGTGCCGGAGGACGGTCTTCCGGGGCTTGAGGACTCCATCTTCGCCTACCTCCGGCACCGTGACGACCCAAAGCGCCCCGCCTATACCTGCCAGCTTCAGGAGAACTGGCGGATGAACCGCACCCTCTCCCGGTTCCCGGCGGAGACGCTCTACGGCCCCGGCTACGCTCCCGCGACCGACGCCATCGGGGAGCAGCGGATCATCCTTGCCCCGTCACCTCCCCCGGATTCGCCCGAACGGGAGTGCATCGAGTGGATCCTCGATCCGGCGCATCCTCTGGTGCTCTGCGTCCTTGAGAACGTCCGGACGACGGTCGAGAACCGGATCGAGGCCGCCTTGGTCGCCCGGCTTACCCGAACGCTCCGGGAGAGGCTCATCGACCCTCTGTCGGGGGAGCCGTATCCGGCGACGGAGGATGGGGACTACCTCTTCTGGCGGCAAGGGCTCTTCGTCGTCAGCCCGCACCACGCCCAGATCGGCGCTATCCGAAACCACCTAGCCGGGGTGCGGGCCTGGGCGTACCCGCCGTTCGTGGACACCGTCGATAAGATGCAGGGGCAGGAGGCCTGGGCGGTCATCGTCAGTTACGGGATAAGCGATGTCGAGACCGCTCTTTCGGAGGCCGAATTCATCTACAGCCAGAACCGCCTGAACGTGTCGCTGACCCGGAGCCGGGCGAAGTGCGTGGTCTTTCTGCCCCGGCCGCTGCTGGAGCCGCCGCTCGATCTTGTGCAGAACGAGAAGGCGGCGGAGGGACTTCGGCATATGCTCGACCTTCAGGAGTTCTGCCGGACCCACGGGGAAGAGAGGACGTTCGACCTCGACTGGCTGGAGGGGGCGGCAGGCGTCAGGCTCACGGTGATGCGGGCCCGGGAGGGGTGA
- a CDS encoding fasciclin domain-containing protein: MKNIVETLEDSGDFTVFLELIRIAGMEPMLRERGPFTVFVPTDEAFSRVPKERMDEIRGDPEKAVLIMSYHVVPGRLTSEDLRSAAAVESSLGTELVIRSSDRGITVNGVPIVEADAFCTNGICHAIGSALVPPSIDIVTP; the protein is encoded by the coding sequence ATGAAGAACATCGTCGAAACCCTAGAGGACTCCGGGGACTTCACCGTCTTCCTCGAGCTGATACGGATCGCCGGCATGGAGCCGATGCTCCGCGAGAGAGGGCCGTTCACGGTCTTCGTCCCGACGGATGAGGCGTTTTCGAGGGTCCCGAAGGAGCGGATGGACGAGATCCGGGGGGACCCGGAGAAGGCCGTCCTCATCATGAGTTATCACGTCGTGCCGGGGCGCCTGACCTCGGAGGACCTCCGGAGTGCGGCCGCCGTCGAGTCGAGCCTCGGGACCGAGCTCGTCATTCGGTCTTCTGATCGGGGTATCACCGTCAACGGCGTCCCCATCGTCGAGGCCGACGCGTTCTGCACCAATGGGATCTGCCATGCCATCGGTTCGGCGCTTGTGCCCCCGTCGATAGATATCGTTACCCCTTGA
- a CDS encoding DUF447 domain-containing protein, which yields MGLLTEGINEVIATTDCNAAPMGIINRSGSLHMVLFRGSHTARNIARDRWVVANFVFDPVLYVRTAFDDLPEEDFVREEIDGMVVSRLRDVEAWAAFAADVERSSDEAIIFRLVPLKEEVLGLRLHPVNRGFYSVIDATVHATRYVRNHDPWLGRLIEHHAGLARKCGGAREWEALDLLRQYMGDLPAE from the coding sequence GTGGGACTGCTAACCGAGGGGATCAACGAGGTGATCGCGACCACCGACTGCAACGCCGCGCCGATGGGGATCATCAACCGGAGCGGCTCCCTGCACATGGTCCTCTTCCGAGGGAGCCATACCGCCCGGAACATCGCCCGGGACCGCTGGGTGGTGGCGAACTTCGTCTTCGACCCGGTGCTCTACGTCCGAACCGCTTTTGACGACCTGCCGGAGGAGGATTTCGTCAGGGAGGAGATCGACGGGATGGTTGTCAGCCGCCTCCGCGACGTGGAGGCCTGGGCCGCGTTCGCCGCAGACGTGGAGCGCTCGAGCGACGAAGCGATCATCTTCAGGCTTGTTCCCCTAAAAGAAGAGGTGCTCGGGCTCCGGCTCCACCCGGTGAACCGGGGTTTCTACAGCGTCATAGACGCAACGGTCCACGCCACCCGCTACGTCAGGAACCATGACCCGTGGCTTGGGCGGCTGATCGAGCACCATGCCGGCCTGGCCCGGAAGTGCGGCGGCGCCCGGGAGTGGGAGGCGCTCGACCTCCTCCGGCAGTATATGGGCGACCTGCCTGCAGAATGA
- the uvsE gene encoding UV DNA damage repair endonuclease UvsE: MKIGYPCINRSIGCSSGRTFRLASYSDERLEETVRENLRCLQEILRFNLGACILFFRITSDLIPFASHPVCTAAWQETFAGTLRDIGRFIGEHGMRISMHPDQFVLINAKDPGILERSIAELRYHAAVLDAMHLDRTAKIQIHVGGVYGDREASIERFCSEYSRLDESILRRLVVENDDSRYTLADCLRIHEETGIPLLFDAFHHEVNPSGEGVAEAVDLCAATWRPEDGILMTDYSTQLPGGRKGSHAENLDGARFREFLAATAPTDMDIMLEIKDKEKSALRAVGIARRDGRFRPPAG; this comes from the coding sequence ATGAAGATCGGCTACCCGTGCATCAACCGAAGCATCGGCTGCTCCTCGGGCCGCACTTTCAGACTGGCCTCCTACTCCGACGAACGGCTGGAAGAGACCGTCCGGGAGAACCTCCGGTGCCTTCAGGAGATCCTCCGCTTCAACCTCGGAGCGTGCATCCTCTTCTTCCGGATCACCTCGGACCTCATCCCGTTCGCGTCGCACCCGGTCTGCACCGCCGCATGGCAGGAGACCTTCGCCGGAACGCTCCGGGACATCGGCCGGTTCATCGGGGAGCACGGGATGCGGATCTCCATGCATCCGGACCAGTTCGTCCTCATCAACGCGAAAGATCCGGGCATCCTCGAACGGAGCATAGCGGAGCTCCGCTATCACGCCGCGGTCCTCGACGCCATGCATCTCGACCGGACCGCGAAGATTCAGATCCACGTCGGCGGCGTATACGGGGACCGGGAGGCGAGCATAGAGCGGTTCTGCAGCGAGTACTCCCGTCTCGACGAGAGCATCCTCCGCCGGTTGGTCGTCGAGAACGACGATTCGCGCTACACCCTCGCCGACTGCCTCCGCATCCATGAAGAGACCGGCATCCCGCTGCTCTTCGATGCGTTCCATCACGAGGTCAACCCCTCGGGCGAGGGGGTGGCAGAGGCGGTCGACCTCTGCGCTGCGACCTGGCGGCCGGAAGACGGTATCCTGATGACCGATTACAGCACCCAGCTGCCCGGCGGGCGGAAGGGCAGCCATGCAGAGAACTTGGACGGCGCCCGCTTCAGGGAATTCCTCGCCGCGACCGCACCGACGGATATGGACATCATGCTCGAGATCAAGGATAAAGAGAAGAGCGCTCTCCGGGCAGTCGGGATCGCCCGCCGGGACGGGCGGTTCCGCCCGCCGGCAGGATAG